A region from the Cryptosporangium arvum DSM 44712 genome encodes:
- a CDS encoding helix-turn-helix domain-containing protein: MIGNLETFQDELAASGFPPLVNKLAGAGFRGRIATRQLGPLRLVSLDTPESSCTGRERDATDGENLAIKVMARGRTRIEQGRGDAELGPADLVLLDPTRGLRFESTAAAHVTILVPRRELRIRPALVDRLVGVRIDGRHGPGALVSVLARESARSAAEFREAEALRSAAAVIELIAVALEARLGDGRPAPDEHLRNRIAGYIEARLADPELSPAGIAAAHHISVRRLHKLFEDQPLTVAALIRRRRLERCRAELTGGGRTVTAVAARWGFSDATHFSKLFKATYGYTARALVTNNRARTTKTRTAGPEQDGGHRSRH, translated from the coding sequence GTGATCGGCAACCTCGAGACGTTCCAGGACGAGTTGGCCGCCAGCGGGTTTCCGCCGCTCGTCAACAAGTTGGCCGGGGCCGGCTTCCGCGGCCGGATCGCCACGCGTCAGCTCGGGCCGCTGCGGCTGGTCTCCCTGGACACCCCCGAGAGCTCCTGTACCGGGCGGGAGCGCGACGCCACCGACGGCGAGAACCTGGCGATCAAGGTGATGGCCCGGGGCCGGACGCGGATCGAACAGGGTCGGGGCGACGCCGAACTCGGGCCTGCCGACCTGGTGCTGCTCGATCCCACGCGGGGGCTCCGGTTCGAGAGCACCGCCGCGGCGCACGTCACGATCCTGGTCCCGCGCCGGGAGCTCCGGATCCGGCCCGCGCTCGTCGACCGGCTCGTCGGCGTCCGCATCGACGGCCGCCACGGTCCGGGCGCTCTCGTCTCCGTGCTGGCCCGGGAGTCGGCGCGATCGGCGGCCGAGTTCCGCGAGGCGGAGGCGCTGCGGTCGGCGGCCGCCGTCATCGAGCTGATCGCGGTCGCGCTGGAGGCCCGGCTGGGCGACGGACGACCGGCCCCGGACGAGCACCTGCGCAACCGGATCGCCGGCTACATCGAGGCCCGGCTGGCTGATCCCGAGCTGTCCCCGGCCGGTATCGCCGCGGCCCACCACATCTCGGTGCGCCGCCTGCACAAGCTGTTCGAGGACCAGCCGCTCACGGTCGCGGCCCTGATCCGTCGCCGCCGCCTGGAGCGCTGCCGGGCCGAGCTGACCGGCGGTGGACGAACGGTCACCGCCGTGGCCGCCCGGTGGGGATTCTCCGACGCCACCCATTTCAGCAAGCTCTTCAAGGCGACGTACGGCTACACCGCCCGCGCGCTGGTGACCAACAACCGTGCACGGACGACCAAGACGCGCACAGCCGGCCCGGAACAGGATGGTGGTCACCGAAGTCGGCACTAG
- a CDS encoding restriction endonuclease, which produces MEQWPPGAPAAQSIPDWRAAEANAARWMRWLGHLDARVTADGPDKGLDVIARDAFGQVKRQVAGIGAPALQNLFGARGLRQGQLYFFTSSHYSKRAVEYADHHQIAAFTFAVETGLISPASARATVVYRAALEQGKAAAREAAARRAAAREATARRDAERRVAERRAAAQKEAQREAAAKQAAERDAAHKVAAARRAAEWAATRSQRPLDPQASGAVYATAAVKDAVAASRAIVTEDPQEAYNGAVGATGCGITILLPVALCAGGTALVYDSPTGQIVAATATGLLFIVAVTGTRAIRRRRRTLLRNRARAQGEGSGPSI; this is translated from the coding sequence ATGGAGCAGTGGCCACCGGGAGCACCGGCTGCGCAGAGCATCCCTGATTGGCGTGCCGCGGAGGCCAACGCGGCCCGCTGGATGCGATGGCTCGGTCATCTCGATGCGCGGGTCACGGCGGATGGGCCGGACAAGGGCTTGGATGTCATCGCCCGGGACGCGTTCGGGCAGGTGAAGCGACAGGTGGCGGGAATCGGAGCGCCCGCCTTACAGAATCTGTTCGGTGCCCGTGGCCTCCGGCAGGGCCAGCTCTACTTCTTCACCAGCAGTCACTACAGCAAACGTGCCGTCGAGTACGCCGATCACCACCAGATCGCAGCGTTCACCTTCGCCGTGGAGACCGGCCTCATCTCGCCGGCCAGCGCACGGGCCACCGTCGTCTACCGCGCGGCTCTGGAGCAAGGAAAAGCCGCCGCGCGAGAGGCGGCTGCCCGCCGAGCAGCGGCGCGCGAGGCTACCGCTCGCCGAGACGCCGAGCGTCGAGTTGCTGAGCGGAGAGCCGCTGCGCAGAAGGAAGCCCAGCGCGAAGCAGCCGCGAAGCAAGCTGCCGAGCGCGACGCCGCGCACAAAGTTGCAGCCGCACGCAGAGCTGCCGAGTGGGCAGCTACCCGCAGCCAACGGCCACTGGATCCCCAGGCCTCCGGCGCGGTCTACGCCACCGCAGCCGTGAAGGACGCGGTCGCGGCAAGCCGGGCCATCGTGACCGAGGATCCCCAGGAGGCTTACAACGGCGCTGTGGGAGCAACCGGGTGCGGGATCACGATCCTTCTACCCGTCGCACTTTGCGCCGGCGGAACAGCCCTCGTCTACGACAGTCCAACCGGACAGATCGTGGCCGCTACGGCCACCGGCCTCCTGTTCATCGTCGCTGTCACCGGGACTCGAGCAATCCGACGACGGCGTCGGACATTGCTCCGAAACCGTGCAAGAGCTCAAGGCGAGGGCAGCGGCCCGAGCATCTGA
- a CDS encoding quinone oxidoreductase family protein: protein MLFRAARITTCGQPPEVTEVPAPEPAAGEILVDVVAAPITPLDLLCASGTSYFGAPATPYVPGVQGVGRHAGRSVWFPTTAGMAPGDGSMATVVTVPASDVVELPAGADPVAVAAAGLSAVAAYAALTWRGELVAGERVVVLGGGGVVGQAAIRFARAAGAEWVVAGARSEAARLRAREAGADEVVTLGSDDVDELSSAFADACPGGADLVLDGLFGVPAAAALRVLRAGGRLVNLGSSAGETAPFDSATIRSRQLRILGYTNNALTPDERALAVRVVADAVVAGTLTVAHEAVPLDDVTDAWERQAAGGAEGRIVLTT, encoded by the coding sequence ATGCTGTTTCGAGCCGCCCGGATCACCACCTGCGGGCAGCCGCCCGAGGTCACCGAGGTCCCGGCGCCCGAGCCGGCCGCCGGTGAGATCCTGGTCGACGTCGTCGCCGCGCCGATCACGCCGCTCGACCTGCTCTGCGCCTCCGGGACGTCGTACTTCGGCGCCCCGGCCACGCCCTACGTGCCCGGCGTCCAGGGGGTGGGCCGGCACGCGGGCCGGAGCGTCTGGTTCCCGACGACGGCCGGGATGGCGCCGGGCGACGGCAGCATGGCCACGGTCGTCACCGTCCCGGCGTCCGATGTGGTGGAGTTGCCCGCCGGTGCGGACCCGGTCGCGGTGGCGGCGGCCGGCCTGTCCGCGGTCGCGGCCTACGCGGCCCTGACCTGGCGGGGCGAGCTGGTCGCGGGCGAGCGGGTCGTCGTGCTCGGCGGGGGCGGCGTGGTGGGCCAGGCCGCGATCCGGTTCGCCCGGGCCGCCGGCGCGGAGTGGGTGGTCGCCGGGGCGCGCTCGGAGGCCGCGCGGCTGCGCGCCCGCGAGGCCGGCGCCGACGAGGTGGTGACCCTCGGGTCCGACGACGTCGACGAGCTGTCCTCGGCGTTCGCCGACGCCTGCCCCGGCGGCGCCGACCTCGTGCTGGACGGGTTGTTCGGCGTCCCGGCGGCCGCGGCGCTGCGGGTGCTGCGGGCCGGCGGGCGGCTGGTGAACCTGGGCAGCTCGGCCGGCGAGACCGCCCCGTTCGACTCGGCGACGATCCGCAGCCGGCAGCTGCGGATCCTCGGGTACACCAACAACGCGCTGACGCCGGACGAGCGGGCGCTGGCCGTGCGGGTGGTGGCCGATGCGGTCGTGGCCGGGACGCTGACCGTCGCGCACGAGGCCGTGCCGCTCGACGACGTCACCGACGCGTGGGAGCGCCAGGCCGCCGGGGGAGCCGAGGGCCGGATCGTCCTCACGACGTGA
- a CDS encoding GNAT family N-acetyltransferase → MTANRAYLAPWNPQRDDDYFTIGTQTGTIRTALADESADRSVSLVIIDQDDELLGQVRLNSIIRGAFRSASIGSWVSASHAVRGVATSAVADTLQFAFDELGLHRVRSWRWAGDRAGRRFAGTWCQDGSESPETRWK, encoded by the coding sequence TTGACAGCCAATCGCGCGTATTTGGCGCCCTGGAATCCCCAACGCGACGACGACTACTTCACGATCGGTACCCAGACCGGCACCATCCGGACGGCCCTGGCCGACGAGTCCGCCGACCGCAGCGTGTCGCTGGTCATCATCGACCAGGACGACGAGCTGCTCGGCCAGGTCCGCCTCAACTCGATCATCCGCGGCGCGTTCCGATCCGCGTCGATCGGCTCTTGGGTCAGCGCCTCGCACGCCGTCCGGGGAGTCGCGACCTCAGCGGTCGCTGACACGCTCCAGTTCGCCTTCGATGAGCTGGGTCTTCACCGGGTGCGTTCGTGGCGTTGGGCCGGCGATCGAGCGGGGCGTCGTTTCGCGGGAACCTGGTGTCAGGACGGGTCCGAATCTCCGGAGACCCGATGGAAGTAG
- a CDS encoding GGDEF domain-containing protein — translation MAVRMEGSVLSRLRTIFLFYALFTAAVGTAATLGAPHGSRGLRVGIAIALVALMAHWLVGWSRDRFPAGLEPLEWVVLAAPGLVVESVAENGGYFGALLFRSYYGTRRQFWCRLALVQIVPATRLVVGMVEQRPITPTEYVAVVLFGLLVPPMAWFLRGIGEQNGRLIARERAQLAGAERLSAATDRRTVYEVATATATDLTGGDARVLLALHDAAGPLRIVETGGRVTAPPDLVARVGGPHVDYLGPADHARLRAASGLPPVPGGLLVVPITAAGRHLGLLGVSGRVKPPTTSLVAWGSRVAEALRRVDLNAELTFRAYHDPLTTLANRALLESRLEQALGERRTAGQVALLLLDLDGFKQVNDVHGHPAGDELLRAIAGRLQRCVRETDTVARLGGDEFAILLSGVDDPELVSTTADRVVAAVREPIEVEGRTVTVGVSVGVAVAEPGGTAGVRELIRAGDQAMYRRKATRAGGWERYEAGLRR, via the coding sequence GTGGCGGTACGGATGGAGGGCAGCGTCCTCTCCCGGCTGAGGACGATTTTCCTGTTCTACGCGCTGTTCACCGCCGCGGTCGGCACCGCGGCGACCCTCGGCGCCCCGCACGGCAGCCGGGGCCTGCGCGTCGGCATCGCGATCGCGCTCGTCGCGCTGATGGCGCACTGGCTGGTGGGCTGGAGCCGGGACCGCTTCCCGGCCGGGCTCGAACCGCTGGAATGGGTGGTGCTCGCGGCGCCCGGACTGGTGGTGGAGTCGGTCGCGGAGAACGGCGGGTACTTCGGGGCCCTGCTGTTCCGCAGCTACTACGGCACGAGGCGCCAGTTCTGGTGCCGTCTCGCCCTCGTGCAGATCGTCCCGGCCACCCGGCTGGTCGTCGGGATGGTCGAGCAGCGCCCGATCACGCCGACCGAGTACGTCGCCGTGGTGCTGTTCGGTCTGCTCGTGCCGCCGATGGCCTGGTTCCTGCGCGGCATCGGGGAGCAGAACGGCCGGCTGATCGCCCGGGAGCGGGCCCAGCTCGCCGGGGCCGAGCGCCTCTCGGCGGCTACCGACCGCCGGACCGTGTACGAGGTCGCGACGGCCACCGCGACGGACCTCACCGGGGGTGACGCCCGGGTGCTGCTGGCGCTGCACGACGCCGCGGGCCCGCTGCGCATCGTCGAGACCGGCGGCCGCGTCACCGCGCCGCCCGATCTCGTCGCGCGGGTCGGCGGGCCGCACGTCGACTACCTCGGCCCCGCCGACCACGCCCGGCTCCGCGCGGCGTCCGGCCTGCCCCCGGTGCCCGGCGGCCTGCTCGTCGTCCCGATCACCGCGGCCGGACGACACCTCGGGCTGCTCGGCGTCTCCGGGCGCGTGAAACCGCCCACCACCAGCCTCGTCGCGTGGGGCTCCCGGGTGGCCGAGGCGCTGCGCCGGGTCGACCTCAACGCCGAGTTGACGTTCCGGGCCTACCACGACCCGCTGACGACGCTCGCGAACCGCGCGCTGCTGGAGTCGCGGCTCGAGCAGGCGCTCGGGGAGCGGCGCACCGCCGGGCAGGTCGCGCTGCTGCTCCTCGACCTCGACGGCTTCAAGCAGGTCAACGACGTCCACGGGCACCCGGCCGGCGACGAGCTGCTGCGCGCCATCGCCGGGCGGCTGCAGCGGTGCGTGCGCGAGACCGACACGGTGGCCCGGCTCGGCGGCGACGAGTTCGCGATCCTGCTCTCCGGCGTCGACGACCCGGAGCTCGTGTCGACGACCGCGGACCGGGTCGTCGCGGCCGTCCGCGAGCCGATCGAGGTCGAGGGGCGCACGGTCACGGTCGGGGTGAGCGTCGGCGTCGCGGTCGCCGAGCCGGGGGGAACGGCGGGTGTCCGGGAGCTCATCCGGGCCGGTGACCAGGCCATGT
- a CDS encoding alpha/beta hydrolase, with protein sequence MTQVVPVLEQAAQDFADATAKPPFLYELTIDEGRRTVDSVQDGDVPAPAVDVTDLTVPGGPSGQVSIRIYRPAGSSGPLPVVLYTHGAGWVFGDAHTHDRLVRELTVRAGAATVFPNYSLSPEARYPTAIEEIYAALRWVAESGSGHDLDGTRIAVAGDSVGGNMTAAVTLLAKDRGGPAIAAQLLYYPVTDATFDTDSYHQFAEGYWLRRQAMQWFWDQYTTDPAQRAEITASPLRATAEELSGLPPALVVTGEADVLRDEGEAYAAALRAAGVPVTAVRYQGAIHDFVMVNSMRDTQAARAATEQGGHFLRAALHAE encoded by the coding sequence ATGACCCAGGTCGTCCCCGTGCTCGAACAGGCCGCCCAGGACTTCGCCGACGCGACCGCCAAGCCGCCGTTCCTGTACGAGCTGACCATCGACGAAGGCCGTCGCACCGTCGACTCGGTGCAGGACGGTGACGTTCCCGCGCCGGCGGTCGACGTGACCGACCTGACCGTGCCGGGCGGCCCCAGCGGGCAGGTGTCGATCCGGATCTACCGGCCGGCCGGCAGCTCGGGACCGTTGCCGGTGGTGCTGTACACGCACGGCGCCGGCTGGGTGTTCGGCGACGCGCACACCCACGACCGGCTGGTCCGCGAGCTGACGGTCCGGGCCGGCGCGGCAACGGTCTTCCCGAACTATTCGTTGTCGCCGGAAGCGCGGTACCCGACGGCGATCGAGGAGATCTACGCGGCTCTGCGGTGGGTCGCCGAGTCCGGGTCCGGGCACGACCTCGACGGCACCCGCATCGCGGTCGCCGGCGACTCCGTCGGCGGCAACATGACCGCCGCGGTGACGCTGCTGGCCAAGGACCGCGGCGGACCGGCGATCGCCGCCCAACTGCTCTACTACCCGGTCACCGACGCCACCTTCGACACCGACTCCTACCACCAGTTCGCCGAAGGCTACTGGCTGCGCCGCCAGGCGATGCAGTGGTTCTGGGACCAGTACACGACCGATCCCGCCCAGCGCGCCGAGATCACCGCGTCCCCGTTGCGCGCCACGGCCGAGGAACTGTCCGGACTGCCTCCGGCACTCGTCGTCACCGGTGAGGCCGACGTCCTGCGTGACGAGGGCGAAGCGTACGCAGCCGCCTTGCGCGCCGCCGGCGTGCCGGTGACCGCCGTCCGCTACCAGGGTGCCATTCACGACTTCGTCATGGTCAACAGCATGCGCGACACCCAGGCGGCCCGAGCCGCCACCGAACAGGGCGGGCACTTCCTGCGTGCCGCCCTGCACGCCGAATGA
- a CDS encoding alpha/beta hydrolase: protein MSTTSTVVLVHGAFADAASFSAVVPGLLAEGIDVVVPAVPNRSLIGDSAYIASIVRQIEGPVLLVGHSYGGAVITVAGAEDNVVGLVYLAGYALEEGESLAELQGRFPDSDLATALVYRPYPIEGAEDGTDVYVDVEKFPAVFAEGVDPQLAKVLAVSQRPLAGAAFAEKAPVAAWKTKPSWGLVSVADHTINPDVERFGYSRAGMTVSEVESSHLVMLAHPKAVVELIRDAVRATAQ from the coding sequence ATGAGCACCACCTCCACCGTCGTCCTGGTACACGGCGCCTTCGCCGACGCCGCCAGCTTCTCCGCCGTCGTTCCCGGCCTGCTCGCCGAGGGGATCGACGTCGTCGTTCCTGCGGTGCCCAACCGCAGCCTGATCGGCGACTCCGCCTACATCGCCTCGATCGTCCGGCAGATCGAGGGCCCGGTGCTGCTCGTCGGGCACTCCTACGGCGGCGCGGTCATCACCGTGGCCGGCGCCGAGGACAACGTCGTCGGCCTGGTCTATCTGGCCGGCTACGCCCTGGAGGAGGGCGAGAGCCTCGCCGAACTGCAGGGCCGCTTCCCCGACTCCGACCTGGCCACCGCGCTCGTCTACCGGCCCTACCCGATCGAGGGCGCCGAGGACGGCACGGACGTCTACGTCGACGTCGAGAAGTTCCCGGCCGTGTTCGCCGAGGGTGTCGACCCCCAGCTGGCGAAGGTGCTGGCCGTCTCGCAGCGTCCACTCGCCGGTGCCGCGTTCGCGGAGAAGGCGCCGGTCGCGGCGTGGAAGACCAAGCCCTCCTGGGGTCTGGTGTCGGTTGCGGACCACACGATCAACCCCGATGTCGAGCGCTTCGGCTACTCGCGTGCCGGGATGACGGTCAGCGAGGTCGAGTCCTCGCACCTGGTGATGCTCGCCCACCCGAAGGCCGTCGTCGAGCTGATCCGCGACGCGGTCCGGGCCACCGCGCAGTGA
- a CDS encoding LysE family translocator — translation MPIDSHLLTLFVVTTLVAMITPGPDMLFVLGCGIKGGPRAGLLATAGVASSEAIHVALAAVGLAALFAAVPTAFAVVRVIGGLYLIYLGVQLIRRRKGGVTDVPAAGSGMSGRRAYLNGLVTNLLNPKMVTFTLAFLPQFIDPALGRVWLQFVVLGVLLIVIEFLIDGSVGVLAGRIGGWLRKRHAARRRIDVATGGLFIGLGFRLAADR, via the coding sequence ATGCCCATCGACTCGCACCTGCTCACGTTGTTCGTCGTGACGACGCTCGTCGCCATGATCACCCCGGGCCCCGACATGTTGTTCGTGCTCGGCTGCGGCATCAAGGGCGGCCCACGGGCCGGGTTGCTGGCCACCGCGGGGGTCGCCAGCAGCGAAGCCATCCATGTCGCGCTCGCCGCCGTCGGGCTCGCGGCCCTGTTCGCGGCGGTGCCGACGGCGTTCGCGGTGGTCCGCGTCATCGGCGGGCTCTACCTGATCTACCTCGGCGTGCAGCTGATCCGCCGCCGCAAGGGCGGGGTGACCGACGTCCCGGCCGCCGGGTCCGGGATGTCGGGGCGCCGCGCCTACCTCAACGGGCTGGTGACCAACCTGCTCAACCCGAAGATGGTGACGTTCACGCTGGCGTTCCTCCCGCAGTTCATCGACCCGGCGCTGGGGCGGGTGTGGCTCCAGTTCGTCGTGCTCGGCGTGCTGCTGATCGTGATCGAGTTCCTGATCGACGGGTCGGTCGGGGTGCTGGCCGGGCGGATCGGTGGATGGCTGCGCAAACGCCACGCGGCCCGGCGGCGCATCGACGTCGCCACCGGCGGGCTCTTCATCGGCCTGGGCTTCCGCCTCGCGGCCGACCGCTGA
- a CDS encoding helix-turn-helix domain-containing protein, which produces MPLRTRELLRLLAAINSRLSGDVSLPVLAVWAHRSQFDLHRQFRRLVGETPKAYTTRVRLASAAAELVSTDRRVSAVAFDHGFASHEVFTRTFTRHFGHSPREYRTRGLHVAGRRTAAVHASTVGSTAPCISLYRISTAERKPAVPLDISVRDLSAFHALVMRRRVTRDEIATALAESLPTVFGYAQRHGLTITGPPFARYPEVGMGSLVIEGGITVAAPPSAALDDGIEALAIPAGRAVVALHRGPYDCLPESYQEIERWMRDQGLSAAAAPWETYLTDPGERPDPATWETEIVQPVR; this is translated from the coding sequence GTGCCGTTGCGGACCCGTGAACTGCTCCGACTCCTTGCCGCCATCAACTCCCGGCTGAGCGGGGATGTCTCGCTGCCGGTCCTGGCGGTGTGGGCGCACCGGTCCCAGTTCGATCTGCACCGCCAGTTCCGGCGGCTGGTGGGCGAGACACCGAAGGCCTACACGACGCGGGTCCGGCTGGCCAGCGCTGCGGCCGAACTGGTGTCCACCGACCGTCGAGTGTCGGCGGTGGCGTTCGACCACGGGTTCGCCAGTCATGAGGTCTTCACCCGGACTTTCACCCGCCACTTCGGTCACAGCCCGCGGGAGTACCGCACCCGCGGGCTCCACGTCGCTGGCCGGCGCACAGCCGCCGTGCACGCCTCGACGGTGGGTTCGACGGCGCCCTGCATCAGCCTTTACCGCATCAGCACCGCTGAGAGGAAACCTGCTGTGCCGCTCGACATTTCCGTTCGCGACCTGTCCGCCTTCCACGCCCTCGTGATGCGCCGCCGGGTGACCCGCGACGAGATCGCGACCGCGCTCGCAGAGAGTCTGCCAACCGTGTTCGGGTACGCCCAGCGGCACGGGCTGACCATCACCGGTCCGCCGTTCGCCCGCTATCCGGAGGTGGGGATGGGGTCACTCGTCATCGAGGGAGGCATAACCGTTGCGGCGCCCCCGTCGGCGGCACTCGACGACGGGATCGAGGCGCTCGCTATCCCGGCGGGGCGGGCGGTGGTAGCCCTCCACCGGGGGCCTTACGACTGCCTGCCCGAGTCCTACCAAGAGATCGAGAGGTGGATGCGCGACCAGGGATTGTCCGCGGCGGCAGCGCCGTGGGAGACGTATCTGACCGATCCCGGAGAGCGCCCCGATCCGGCGACCTGGGAAACGGAAATCGTCCAACCCGTCCGGTGA
- a CDS encoding cupin domain-containing protein, whose translation MARVNIVRPGEGEILGSGAQQIRILENGEHTDHRLGFAEVTIPPGTPSPLQHRHAQHDEGFYVLAGTFRFTVGEDHYDAGPGTWVIVPTGAPHTFANVGDENAVMLNTFTPDLYVQYFRDFKAMIDSGQPINAETMTPLWKNYATEIADDYAS comes from the coding sequence ATGGCACGGGTCAACATCGTCCGCCCCGGTGAGGGTGAGATCCTCGGCAGCGGGGCGCAGCAGATCCGGATCCTGGAGAACGGCGAGCACACCGACCACCGGCTCGGGTTCGCCGAGGTCACCATTCCGCCGGGCACCCCGAGCCCGTTGCAGCACCGCCACGCCCAGCACGACGAGGGTTTCTACGTGCTGGCCGGAACGTTCCGCTTCACCGTCGGCGAGGACCATTACGACGCCGGGCCGGGCACGTGGGTCATCGTGCCCACCGGAGCGCCGCACACGTTCGCCAACGTCGGCGACGAGAACGCGGTCATGCTGAACACGTTCACGCCGGATCTGTACGTGCAGTACTTCCGCGACTTCAAGGCGATGATCGATTCCGGGCAGCCGATCAACGCCGAGACCATGACGCCGCTGTGGAAGAACTACGCCACCGAGATCGCGGACGACTATGCCTCGTGA